One Chrysiogenia bacterium DNA window includes the following coding sequences:
- a CDS encoding TetR/AcrR family transcriptional regulator, translating into MSRRDKPEKPLRARTPRVRARRIRGADEAGSSTLRMRILDGASDAFGELGYADTRVEDILKAANVSRPSFYKFFRNKEEAFNALAESTMFSLVQMVRGSVTQTTDPVEKLERGLETYLRWRVSTGAFGRVLEAEARNPGTFASRQREAVLENVMALFESEVTTAQSVGLDSLTYVGLVAALEAIGNSLIVRVNPSEQDLARRKDVMMRILLGALSPHNPWDRRRAARDKDRAEG; encoded by the coding sequence ATGAGCCGGCGAGACAAGCCAGAAAAACCGCTGCGCGCGCGCACGCCGCGCGTGCGCGCGCGCCGCATCCGGGGCGCCGACGAGGCCGGTTCCTCCACCCTTCGCATGCGCATTCTCGACGGGGCCAGCGACGCCTTCGGCGAGCTGGGCTACGCCGACACCCGCGTCGAGGACATCCTCAAGGCTGCCAACGTCTCGCGCCCGAGCTTCTACAAGTTCTTTCGCAACAAGGAAGAAGCCTTCAATGCGCTGGCCGAGAGCACGATGTTCTCGCTCGTCCAGATGGTGCGCGGCTCCGTCACCCAGACCACCGACCCGGTCGAGAAACTCGAACGCGGCCTGGAGACCTACCTGCGCTGGCGCGTCTCCACCGGCGCTTTCGGCCGCGTGCTCGAAGCCGAGGCCCGCAACCCCGGCACCTTCGCATCGCGCCAGCGCGAGGCCGTCCTCGAAAACGTCATGGCCCTCTTCGAGAGCGAAGTAACCACCGCCCAGAGCGTGGGCCTCGATTCGCTCACCTACGTGGGCCTGGTTGCCGCACTCGAGGCCATCGGCAACTCGCTTATTGTGCGCGTCAACCCCAGCGAGCAGGACCTCGCCCGCCGCAAGGACGTGATGATGCGCATCCTGCTGGGCGCATTGAGCCCGCATAACCCCTGGGACCGGCGGCGCGCGGCCCGCGACAAGGATCGGGCTGAGGGTTAG